In Vibrio diazotrophicus, the following proteins share a genomic window:
- the dapF gene encoding diaminopimelate epimerase encodes MHFHFSKMHGLGNDFMVVDCITQNTYFSPDLIRRLADRHTGVGFDQLLVVEAPYDPETDFHYRIFNADGSEVEQCGNGARCFARFVRMKGLTNKYSISVSTKKGKMILNVGDGDDITVNMGVPEFEPSKIPFRAKQMEKTYIMRVEDQTLFCGAVSMGNPHVVTVVDDIDTAAVETLGPLLESHERFPERVNAGFMQVVSRDEVKLRVYERGAGETQACGSGACAAVAVGILQGLLDDEVVVHLPGGRLEIEWKGLGYPLYMTGPATHVYDGQVSC; translated from the coding sequence ATGCACTTCCACTTTTCTAAAATGCATGGTTTGGGTAATGACTTCATGGTTGTGGATTGCATTACTCAGAACACCTATTTTTCTCCAGACTTGATCCGCCGTTTGGCGGATCGTCATACTGGTGTGGGGTTTGACCAACTGTTAGTGGTTGAAGCCCCTTATGATCCGGAAACGGATTTTCACTACCGCATTTTTAATGCTGATGGCAGTGAAGTAGAACAGTGTGGGAACGGTGCCCGTTGCTTCGCTCGCTTTGTGCGTATGAAAGGTTTAACCAATAAGTACAGCATCAGCGTCAGCACCAAAAAGGGCAAGATGATCCTAAATGTCGGTGATGGCGATGATATCACTGTCAATATGGGTGTTCCTGAGTTCGAACCAAGCAAAATTCCTTTCCGCGCCAAGCAGATGGAAAAGACTTACATCATGCGCGTTGAAGACCAGACCCTGTTTTGCGGCGCTGTCAGCATGGGTAACCCACACGTGGTCACTGTTGTTGATGATATCGACACAGCAGCAGTGGAAACGTTAGGTCCATTACTTGAGTCCCATGAGCGTTTTCCTGAACGAGTCAATGCTGGATTCATGCAAGTGGTTAGCCGTGATGAAGTGAAGCTTCGTGTTTATGAGCGAGGCGCAGGAGAAACTCAAGCGTGCGGAAGTGGCGCGTGTGCGGCAGTCGCTGTGGGTATTCTGCAAGGTTTGCTGGATGACGAAGTGGTTGTTCATCTACCGGGCGGCCGTTTAGAAATCGAGTGGAAAGGTTTAGGCTATCCGTTATACATGACAGGTCCTGCGACTCACGTCTATGACGGTCAGGTTTCCTGCTAA
- the lysA gene encoding diaminopimelate decarboxylase produces MDYFNYQDDGQLWAENVALTQLAEQFGTPLYVYSRATLERHWHAFDKSVADHPHLVCYAVKANSNIGVLNTLARLGSGFDIVSGGELERVIAAGGDPAKVVFSGVGKTEAEMKRALELKIKCFNVESEPELERLNKVAGELGVKAPISLRINPDVDAKTHPYISTGLRDNKFGIAFDRAPHAYRLAQSLENLSVCGIDCHIGSQLTAIEPFIDATDRLLALIDELTASGIKIKHLDVGGGLGVIYRDELPPQPSDYAKALLARLQNHQDLELIFEPGRAIAANAGVLLTKVEFLKHTEHKNFAIIDAAMNDLIRPALYQAWQDIIPLVPREGEPTTYDLVGPVCETGDFLGKDRSLVLEAGDLLAVRSAGAYGFTMSSNYNTRARAAEVMVDGDKVHLVRKREELSSLWALENILPE; encoded by the coding sequence TTGGATTACTTCAATTATCAGGATGATGGCCAGCTTTGGGCGGAAAACGTCGCTTTAACGCAACTTGCGGAGCAGTTTGGCACTCCTTTATACGTGTATTCTCGCGCAACATTAGAACGTCACTGGCATGCGTTTGATAAATCTGTGGCAGATCATCCGCACCTTGTTTGTTATGCGGTGAAAGCAAACTCAAACATCGGCGTATTAAATACATTAGCTCGTTTGGGTTCTGGCTTCGATATTGTTTCGGGCGGTGAACTTGAACGTGTTATCGCAGCTGGTGGTGATCCGGCTAAAGTGGTGTTCTCAGGTGTGGGTAAAACCGAAGCTGAGATGAAACGCGCTTTGGAGCTTAAGATTAAATGCTTCAACGTAGAGTCAGAGCCAGAACTAGAACGCTTGAACAAAGTGGCGGGTGAGCTTGGTGTGAAAGCGCCGATTTCACTGCGTATTAACCCTGATGTGGATGCCAAAACTCACCCTTACATTTCGACAGGTTTGCGCGATAACAAATTTGGTATCGCTTTTGACCGCGCACCACACGCTTACCGTCTGGCTCAAAGTTTAGAGAATCTATCGGTATGCGGTATTGACTGTCACATCGGTTCTCAGCTTACAGCGATTGAACCTTTCATTGATGCAACAGATCGTCTGCTGGCGTTAATTGATGAGTTAACCGCTTCTGGCATCAAGATTAAGCACCTTGATGTGGGTGGTGGCTTAGGTGTTATCTATCGCGATGAACTACCTCCGCAACCTTCTGACTATGCGAAAGCACTGCTTGCTCGTTTGCAGAACCATCAAGACCTTGAGCTGATTTTTGAGCCGGGACGTGCGATTGCGGCTAACGCGGGTGTGTTGTTAACCAAAGTCGAATTCCTGAAACACACTGAACACAAGAACTTCGCCATTATTGATGCGGCAATGAACGATTTGATTCGTCCTGCGCTTTACCAAGCTTGGCAAGACATCATTCCGCTGGTTCCTCGTGAAGGTGAGCCAACAACTTACGATTTAGTTGGCCCAGTTTGTGAAACTGGCGACTTCCTAGGTAAAGACCGTTCTTTGGTATTGGAAGCGGGTGATCTTCTGGCAGTGCGTTCTGCGGGGGCTTATGGCTTTACCATGTCATCAAACTACAACACTCGTGCCCGAGCGGCGGAAGTGATGGTTGATGGCGATAAGGTTCACCTTGTGCGTAAGCGTGAAGAATTAAGTAGCCTATGGGCTCTAGAAAATATTTTGCCGGAGTAA
- the lptM gene encoding LPS translocon maturation chaperone LptM produces MKKSITALFLLSALALAGCGQTGPLYMPDDAQNSEQSK; encoded by the coding sequence ATGAAAAAGTCCATTACAGCACTATTTCTTTTGTCTGCACTTGCATTAGCAGGGTGCGGGCAAACAGGGCCACTCTATATGCCAGACGACGCTCAAAACAGTGAGCAGAGCAAATAA
- the cyaY gene encoding iron donor protein CyaY: protein MNETEFHQLVDSQMQIIEQAIDDSGADIDYETTGNVMTLEFDDRSQIIINRQEPMKEIWLASKSGGFHFQWQDEQWICSKTGVELISMVKQECEKHAGEEIDWE from the coding sequence ATGAACGAGACTGAATTTCATCAACTGGTCGATAGCCAGATGCAAATCATCGAACAAGCCATTGATGATTCGGGTGCCGATATCGATTATGAAACGACGGGTAACGTGATGACGTTAGAGTTTGACGACCGCAGCCAAATCATAATCAACCGCCAAGAACCGATGAAAGAGATCTGGCTGGCATCTAAATCAGGCGGTTTCCACTTCCAGTGGCAAGACGAACAATGGATCTGCTCTAAAACGGGTGTTGAGCTTATCAGTATGGTTAAGCAAGAGTGTGAAAAACACGCTGGCGAAGAGATTGACTGGGAATAA
- a CDS encoding class I adenylate cyclase — MQAYTHTLIQRLDKLNRQRIQRALALMDLQSQRVFHLIPALFHYNHPLIPGYFSNEVPHGIQCFELNDVQQQFVSDAELTLNQPLTTAERPEILGLYTMGSTSSIGQSTSSDLDIWVCISSLMSCEARERLTNKCLLITDWAKSQGVEANFFLMDEQRFRSKQSEEMTGENCGSSQHMLLLDEFYRSAVRLAGKRLLWQIVPPEMEECYDEYVTQLCSKSYIDCSEWIDFGQLNHIPAEEYFGANLWQLYKSIDSPYKSVMKAILLEAYSWEYPQTQLLSVDSKRRFFAHDPDLYSMDSYYLMLEKVTRYLERIGDDTRLDLVRRCFYLKTHEKLSREPGVGSVEWRREALGELTQQWGWSRSVIEELDNRRHWKVEQVKVVHHSLLDALMLSYRNLIQFARRNDITSAISPQDISILARKLYAAFEVLPGKVTLLNPQISPDLHEPDLTFIEVSKGRTNKAGWYLYKQPIEAHRIIGQPYLEHNEYLSKLVAWSFFNGMITESTRLHSVVRGAHLDIDKFYQMVSDLRNTFSLRKRRPTMQALASPCEISQLAMFINFENDPTADLSGKSLKVDLKNADIFSFGAEQKCLVGSVDLVYRNSWQEVRTLHFKGETAMMDALKTVLGKMHQDALPPESVDVFCYSKNLRGVMRNLVYQLLAECIDLRLKPVEQERRRRFKALRIGDQMYGLFFERRGVSVQKLENSVDFYRSISTNKLKGSPLLMLDRDEDYQLPDVVDGFASEGLVQFFFEDTEKGFNIYVLDENNRVEVYHQFNGEKDEMIASVNSFYTSVRDDNELASQLINFNLPQYYQIVHPVEGETYVVPYRNDSSLYSRPSKAVNG; from the coding sequence TTGCAGGCTTACACACATACGTTAATCCAGAGATTAGACAAGTTAAACCGGCAACGCATTCAGCGTGCGCTGGCTCTTATGGATTTGCAAAGTCAGCGAGTATTCCACCTGATCCCCGCGTTATTTCACTACAACCATCCGCTTATTCCCGGCTATTTCAGTAACGAAGTTCCACATGGCATTCAATGTTTTGAACTTAATGATGTTCAGCAACAGTTTGTTAGTGACGCGGAATTAACACTCAACCAACCTCTGACGACAGCAGAACGCCCAGAAATTTTGGGTCTGTATACCATGGGCAGCACATCGTCTATTGGTCAAAGCACGTCTAGTGATTTGGATATTTGGGTATGTATTAGCTCGTTGATGAGTTGTGAAGCGCGTGAACGTTTAACCAATAAGTGTTTATTGATCACGGATTGGGCTAAGAGCCAAGGTGTAGAAGCAAACTTCTTCTTGATGGATGAGCAACGATTCCGCTCTAAACAATCAGAAGAGATGACGGGCGAAAACTGTGGCTCGTCACAACATATGTTGTTATTGGATGAGTTTTATCGCTCGGCAGTACGCTTAGCTGGTAAGCGTCTTTTGTGGCAAATTGTGCCGCCAGAGATGGAAGAGTGCTACGACGAATATGTCACTCAGCTGTGTTCAAAATCCTATATCGACTGCTCAGAATGGATCGACTTCGGTCAGCTTAACCATATCCCTGCAGAAGAGTACTTTGGTGCGAACTTATGGCAGCTGTATAAGAGTATCGATTCACCGTACAAATCGGTAATGAAGGCGATACTGCTAGAGGCTTATTCGTGGGAGTACCCACAAACTCAGTTATTGAGTGTCGACAGCAAGCGTCGTTTCTTTGCTCATGATCCTGACCTCTATAGTATGGACTCATACTATCTGATGCTGGAAAAAGTGACGCGTTATCTGGAACGTATTGGTGACGATACGCGCTTAGACTTGGTGCGCCGCTGTTTCTATCTCAAAACTCATGAAAAGCTGTCTCGTGAGCCGGGTGTCGGTTCTGTTGAGTGGCGTCGTGAGGCTCTTGGTGAATTGACTCAACAATGGGGATGGTCACGCTCTGTGATTGAAGAGCTGGATAACCGTCGTCACTGGAAGGTTGAGCAAGTGAAAGTGGTTCACCACTCACTGCTTGATGCTTTGATGCTCAGCTATCGCAACCTGATTCAGTTTGCGCGTCGTAATGACATTACGTCGGCAATTAGTCCGCAAGACATTTCGATTTTGGCGCGTAAGTTATACGCGGCTTTTGAAGTTCTGCCGGGCAAAGTCACCTTGCTAAACCCACAAATTTCTCCTGACCTGCATGAGCCAGACTTAACCTTTATCGAGGTGAGTAAAGGCCGAACTAACAAAGCAGGCTGGTACCTTTATAAGCAACCAATCGAGGCGCACCGCATCATTGGTCAGCCTTACCTAGAGCACAACGAATACCTCAGTAAACTCGTCGCTTGGTCATTCTTTAACGGCATGATCACTGAATCGACGCGTTTGCACTCTGTGGTTCGTGGCGCTCATCTGGATATTGATAAGTTCTACCAGATGGTGAGTGATTTGCGGAATACCTTCTCGCTGCGTAAGCGCCGCCCAACCATGCAAGCGTTGGCGAGCCCGTGTGAAATTAGCCAGTTGGCGATGTTCATCAACTTTGAAAATGACCCTACTGCGGATTTAAGCGGTAAGTCTTTGAAAGTTGACTTGAAGAACGCGGATATTTTCAGCTTTGGTGCAGAACAGAAATGTTTAGTCGGCAGTGTCGATTTGGTGTACCGAAATTCATGGCAAGAAGTGCGTACCCTGCACTTCAAGGGTGAAACCGCCATGATGGATGCCCTGAAAACGGTACTCGGTAAAATGCACCAAGACGCCTTGCCACCAGAATCGGTGGATGTGTTCTGCTACAGCAAGAACTTACGTGGCGTGATGCGTAATCTGGTTTATCAGCTACTGGCTGAATGTATCGATTTACGTTTGAAGCCAGTTGAGCAAGAGAGGCGTCGTCGCTTCAAAGCGTTGCGTATTGGCGATCAGATGTACGGTCTGTTCTTTGAACGTCGTGGTGTGTCGGTACAAAAGCTTGAGAACTCGGTGGATTTCTACCGTAGCATTTCAACCAACAAGCTCAAAGGCTCGCCGTTGTTGATGCTTGACCGTGATGAAGATTATCAACTGCCTGATGTGGTTGATGGCTTTGCCAGCGAAGGTTTGGTGCAGTTCTTCTTTGAAGATACAGAGAAGGGTTTCAATATTTACGTATTGGATGAAAACAATCGCGTAGAAGTCTATCACCAGTTTAACGGTGAGAAAGATGAGATGATCGCCAGCGTGAACTCATTCTACACATCGGTTCGTGATGATAATGAACTGGCCTCTCAACTGATCAACTTCAATTTGCCTCAGTATTACCAGATTGTTCATCCAGTAGAAGGCGAAACATACGTTGTGCCTTATCGTAACGACTCATCGCTTTATTCTCGACCATCGAAAGCGGTCAACGGGTAA
- the hemC gene encoding hydroxymethylbilane synthase, protein MTQTTPIRIATRQSPLALWQAHYVKDALQAAHPGLEVELVTMVTKGDIILDTPLAKVGGKGLFVKELEVAMLEGRADLAVHSMKDVPVEFPEGLGLVTICEREDPRDAFVSNTYASIDELPQGAVVGTCSLRRQCQLKEARPDLIIKELRGNVGTRLGKLDAGEYDAIILAAAGLKRLELEERIRSFIEPEQSLPAVGQGAVGIECRLDDERLLKLLAPLNHVDTADRVKCERAMNLTLEGGCQVPIGSYALLDGDELWLRALVGEPDGTTIVRGEIRGARQDAESLGIELAHQLLDQGAKEILTKLYAEHE, encoded by the coding sequence ATGACACAGACAACACCTATTCGAATCGCTACTCGTCAAAGCCCACTGGCTTTATGGCAAGCTCACTATGTAAAAGATGCTCTACAAGCTGCCCATCCGGGTCTCGAAGTTGAATTGGTAACCATGGTAACGAAAGGCGACATCATTCTAGATACACCACTAGCGAAAGTGGGTGGCAAAGGTCTATTCGTTAAAGAACTGGAAGTTGCCATGTTGGAAGGTCGCGCAGATTTAGCTGTGCATTCAATGAAAGATGTTCCTGTCGAGTTTCCTGAAGGCCTTGGCTTGGTCACTATCTGCGAACGAGAAGATCCTCGCGACGCTTTTGTGTCAAATACTTACGCTTCTATCGATGAATTACCACAAGGTGCGGTGGTTGGTACTTGTAGCTTACGTCGTCAATGCCAGCTGAAAGAAGCTCGCCCTGACTTAATCATCAAAGAGCTTCGTGGCAACGTCGGAACGCGCTTAGGTAAGCTAGATGCTGGTGAATACGATGCAATCATTCTTGCCGCCGCAGGTTTAAAACGCCTTGAGCTAGAAGAGAGAATCCGCAGTTTTATTGAACCAGAGCAATCACTTCCAGCCGTTGGACAAGGCGCTGTAGGTATTGAGTGTCGCCTAGATGATGAACGTCTGCTAAAACTGCTGGCACCGCTTAACCACGTTGATACAGCTGACCGCGTGAAATGTGAACGCGCAATGAACCTGACATTGGAAGGTGGCTGTCAGGTGCCAATCGGCAGCTATGCACTTCTCGACGGTGATGAACTTTGGCTACGCGCTTTAGTCGGTGAGCCAGATGGCACAACCATCGTTCGCGGTGAAATCCGAGGCGCTCGCCAAGATGCCGAAAGTTTAGGTATTGAGCTTGCCCATCAGCTTCTCGATCAAGGTGCCAAAGAGATCCTCACGAAGCTTTACGCTGAACACGAATAA
- a CDS encoding uroporphyrinogen-III synthase, protein MAVLVTRPEAQGIELCQQLENVGLTALHHPLMTIEAGTDLPHLLPDIKQCDTIIAVSQHAVDFSDQYLRQQQSNWATSTRYLAVGQKTAHLLSKVTGQSVNYPHVSDSEHLLELAELQSVSGQKIIILRGNGGRELIHETLSERGALVAYKEVYQRKDLPFDASAYCKQWQQQNVDTLIITSGHQLAFFMSQLDYPAMASWAHQLKLLVPSERIANDARTMGFEHIVVTRSAANQDLVAALQP, encoded by the coding sequence ATGGCGGTACTGGTAACGCGCCCCGAGGCGCAAGGCATAGAGCTGTGCCAACAACTCGAAAATGTGGGCCTCACCGCCCTACACCATCCTCTCATGACTATCGAGGCAGGTACCGACCTGCCTCACCTTCTTCCCGATATAAAGCAATGTGATACCATCATTGCGGTCAGTCAGCACGCTGTTGATTTTAGTGACCAATATTTGAGACAACAGCAATCAAATTGGGCAACATCAACAAGATACCTTGCCGTTGGTCAAAAAACAGCACACCTTTTAAGCAAAGTCACCGGACAATCAGTAAACTACCCTCACGTCAGTGATAGTGAGCATCTGCTTGAACTGGCAGAACTACAATCAGTCTCTGGGCAGAAAATTATTATTTTGCGCGGAAACGGCGGACGTGAACTGATACATGAAACACTGAGTGAACGAGGCGCTTTGGTGGCCTACAAAGAAGTGTATCAACGTAAAGATTTGCCTTTTGACGCCAGTGCTTATTGCAAGCAATGGCAACAGCAAAACGTTGATACCCTAATTATTACCAGTGGTCATCAACTGGCTTTTTTTATGTCTCAACTAGATTACCCTGCAATGGCGTCGTGGGCTCATCAGTTGAAGCTATTGGTACCAAGCGAACGTATCGCCAATGATGCTAGAACAATGGGATTTGAACACATCGTTGTTACTCGCAGTGCAGCGAACCAAGATTTAGTGGCCGCTCTCCAGCCATAA
- a CDS encoding uroporphyrinogen-III C-methyltransferase → MTSKKDNPQSEPEKNQEKLSTAAPTETSSDSTSSNTDSKEAPSKAETAPTQEASPEIKPTEPKPAKDNVKSNAEQMNKLDKQSKKGTKLATVAIVLAALLGGGLAIQMQQQQSQYEAQMAALRAELNQTRSAVDTQLAEVTQQAEAKATEVTHRAETVLEQQQKSIQSLQLAMADVKGRRPNDWLLAEADYLVKLAGRKLFLEHDVESATQLMESADQRIASLNDPSLTPLRKAMANDITKLKSVPLIDRDGLVLRLISLQQQVDTLPLANAILPDAPQETQQVVSDDINNWQDNLMTSLKDFAENFITFRTRDGNVIPLLSPEQHFYLKENVKAKLETAIKSVYVEQQEIYTTSLKTAQEWSTSFFNQNDNTVQTFQSTLAKLAEQKVQVDYPVKLETQKQLSDVISERLRREVTSVIKEGKE, encoded by the coding sequence ATGACAAGTAAAAAAGATAATCCGCAATCAGAACCGGAAAAAAACCAAGAAAAACTTTCTACTGCTGCTCCAACTGAGACTTCGTCTGACTCAACTTCGTCAAATACGGACTCAAAAGAAGCACCATCAAAAGCGGAAACCGCACCAACTCAAGAAGCTTCTCCAGAGATCAAACCAACAGAGCCTAAGCCAGCAAAAGACAACGTAAAATCCAATGCTGAGCAAATGAACAAGTTAGACAAGCAAAGCAAGAAAGGAACAAAACTGGCAACCGTTGCCATTGTGCTTGCCGCGCTGCTAGGCGGTGGCCTTGCAATTCAGATGCAGCAGCAACAATCGCAGTACGAAGCACAAATGGCCGCACTGCGTGCCGAGTTAAATCAAACTCGCAGCGCCGTTGATACTCAGCTTGCAGAAGTGACCCAACAAGCGGAAGCCAAAGCCACTGAAGTTACTCATCGCGCAGAAACCGTGCTTGAACAACAGCAAAAAAGCATTCAAAGCTTGCAGCTAGCCATGGCTGACGTCAAAGGCCGTCGTCCGAATGATTGGCTGCTGGCAGAAGCAGATTACTTAGTAAAACTGGCCGGACGTAAGCTGTTCCTTGAGCACGATGTGGAAAGTGCAACCCAGTTGATGGAAAGTGCCGATCAGCGTATTGCTTCACTGAATGACCCAAGTTTAACGCCACTGCGTAAAGCAATGGCAAATGACATTACCAAACTAAAATCCGTTCCTCTGATTGATCGTGATGGTCTGGTTCTTCGTCTGATTAGCCTGCAACAACAAGTCGATACCTTACCTCTGGCAAACGCGATCTTGCCTGACGCACCACAAGAGACACAACAAGTCGTCTCTGATGACATCAATAACTGGCAAGACAACTTGATGACCTCACTGAAGGACTTCGCAGAAAACTTCATCACTTTCCGCACTCGTGATGGCAATGTGATTCCACTACTCTCTCCTGAGCAACATTTCTATCTTAAAGAGAACGTGAAGGCGAAGCTTGAAACCGCAATTAAGTCTGTTTATGTGGAACAGCAAGAGATCTACACCACTTCGCTAAAAACGGCTCAAGAGTGGTCAACGTCATTCTTTAATCAAAATGACAATACGGTACAAACCTTCCAATCGACACTGGCTAAACTCGCTGAACAAAAGGTTCAGGTTGATTACCCGGTAAAACTGGAAACGCAAAAACAGTTGTCTGATGTGATTAGTGAGCGCTTACGCCGCGAAGTGACCTCGGTGATTAAGGAGGGCAAAGAATGA
- a CDS encoding heme biosynthesis protein HemY, producing MIRLIFLFVVLGAGLFVGTQYAGQQGYVLISIANKTIEMSVTTLVIFVIGALAALFALEFIVKKFFYMSFTTWNWFSIRKQRRSRRYTNQGIIKLLEGDWKQAEKKVTRWASHHDMPLLCYLVASEAANGMGDREKRDRYLEMAAKQENATLAVELTRAKQQISDGDYDKATQTLTTLQHQHPNNTIILNLLKQAYLQQKEWAPLLELLPKLVKAKRLTEQEAEKLTLTAQCGALESIASQKGTEGLLAHWNGLARKLKAEPVLVNALIQQLIKRKADNEAFTLIKENLKKQATPELYALIPELNISDRYPAIVMLKDAVKKNDSNAEAHSALGQLYFREQEWKLAQEHLEKALSLRSSVSDYAYLADALQHQNMTHAAHDVTRKALSLLETN from the coding sequence ATGATTCGTTTAATCTTTCTTTTCGTTGTCCTTGGTGCGGGGCTATTCGTCGGCACTCAATACGCAGGGCAGCAAGGTTATGTTCTCATCTCAATTGCCAATAAAACCATTGAGATGAGCGTTACGACTCTGGTTATCTTTGTTATCGGCGCTTTGGCTGCGCTGTTCGCGCTTGAGTTTATTGTGAAGAAATTCTTCTACATGAGCTTCACAACCTGGAACTGGTTCAGTATCCGTAAACAGCGCCGCTCTCGTCGTTATACCAACCAAGGTATCATCAAGTTACTCGAAGGTGACTGGAAACAGGCGGAGAAAAAAGTAACACGCTGGGCAAGCCACCACGATATGCCTCTGCTCTGCTATCTTGTCGCTTCTGAAGCGGCAAATGGCATGGGTGACCGTGAAAAGCGCGACCGCTACCTAGAGATGGCTGCGAAACAAGAAAATGCGACCTTAGCCGTCGAGCTGACCAGAGCAAAGCAACAAATCAGTGATGGTGATTACGACAAAGCAACGCAAACACTGACGACTTTGCAACATCAGCATCCTAATAACACCATCATCCTGAATTTGTTGAAGCAAGCTTACCTTCAGCAAAAAGAGTGGGCTCCTCTGCTCGAACTTCTGCCTAAACTAGTGAAAGCGAAACGCCTAACAGAACAAGAAGCAGAAAAACTTACATTAACGGCTCAGTGCGGCGCTCTAGAATCGATTGCCAGCCAGAAAGGTACAGAAGGCCTGCTTGCACACTGGAACGGTTTAGCGCGAAAACTAAAGGCAGAACCAGTATTAGTTAATGCCTTGATTCAACAACTGATTAAGCGCAAAGCTGACAATGAAGCATTCACCTTAATCAAAGAGAATCTGAAGAAGCAGGCAACACCTGAGCTTTATGCTTTGATCCCTGAACTCAATATTAGTGACCGCTATCCTGCGATTGTTATGTTGAAAGATGCTGTGAAGAAAAACGACAGCAACGCAGAAGCACACAGTGCTCTCGGACAACTCTATTTCCGCGAACAGGAATGGAAGCTGGCACAGGAACATCTGGAAAAAGCCTTATCGCTCCGCTCTAGTGTTTCCGATTACGCTTATTTAGCCGATGCTTTGCAACATCAGAACATGACTCATGCTGCTCACGATGTTACTCGTAAAGCGCTAAGCCTGTTAGAAACAAACTAA
- the hemN gene encoding oxygen-independent coproporphyrinogen III oxidase: MSSQVVPSQQIVWDQAVLDKYNYSGPRYTSYPTAVEFHEAFTIADYDRACAQYPERPLSLYVHIPFCHKLCYYCGCNKVITRHSHKADEYLDILTHEIQQRASLLQGRRVTQLHFGGGTPTFLSNKQITRLMTLLRSEFFFEDDAEISIEVDPREIELSVLDHLRSEGFNRLSIGVQDFNKEVQALVNREQDEEFIVQLVERAKQLGFRSTNLDLIYGLPKQTLETFSQTLEKVLEMKPGRLSVFNYAHMPQLFAAQRKIKDADLPSADEKMAILQHSISTLTEAGYQFIGMDHFALPDDELAIAQRNGVLHRNFQGYTTQGECDLVGFGVSAISMIGDAYAQNQKELKKYYEQVNEMRHALWKGVSLDSDDLLRREVIKQLICNFKLDKRIIEQQFGVRFHQYFKHDLALLQTFIDDQLVVVDDQYIEVTLRGRLLIRNICMCFDKYLRQRARQQQFSRVI; this comes from the coding sequence ATGTCGTCGCAAGTCGTACCGAGCCAGCAGATCGTTTGGGATCAGGCTGTTTTAGACAAGTACAACTACTCTGGGCCTCGCTACACGTCTTATCCTACTGCGGTAGAGTTTCATGAAGCTTTTACCATTGCAGATTACGATAGGGCATGTGCACAGTACCCAGAGCGACCGCTGTCGCTTTACGTTCATATCCCATTTTGTCACAAGCTTTGCTACTACTGTGGTTGTAACAAAGTAATTACTCGCCATTCGCACAAAGCGGATGAGTATCTGGACATTCTGACTCACGAAATTCAGCAACGCGCTTCATTACTGCAAGGTCGTCGCGTCACTCAGTTGCACTTTGGTGGCGGTACTCCGACTTTCTTGAGCAATAAACAAATAACACGCCTGATGACGCTACTGCGTAGCGAATTCTTCTTTGAAGATGACGCGGAAATCAGTATTGAAGTCGATCCGCGTGAAATTGAATTGAGTGTTCTTGACCACTTGAGAAGTGAAGGCTTTAACCGTCTGAGTATCGGTGTTCAAGATTTCAATAAAGAAGTTCAGGCGCTCGTTAACCGTGAGCAAGACGAAGAGTTCATCGTACAGCTTGTTGAGCGCGCTAAGCAGTTAGGTTTCCGTTCTACCAACCTAGATTTGATTTACGGCTTGCCTAAGCAAACATTAGAGACGTTTAGTCAGACACTCGAAAAAGTTCTGGAGATGAAACCGGGGCGCTTGTCAGTGTTTAACTATGCACACATGCCACAGTTATTTGCTGCTCAGCGTAAAATCAAAGATGCGGATTTGCCGTCAGCCGATGAAAAAATGGCAATTCTTCAGCACTCGATTTCAACCTTAACCGAAGCGGGTTACCAGTTCATCGGTATGGACCATTTCGCTTTGCCGGATGATGAACTGGCGATTGCTCAGCGTAATGGTGTTTTGCATCGTAATTTCCAAGGTTATACCACCCAAGGTGAATGTGATTTGGTTGGCTTTGGTGTGTCTGCTATCTCAATGATTGGCGACGCTTACGCGCAGAATCAAAAAGAGCTGAAAAAGTACTACGAGCAAGTGAATGAGATGCGCCACGCCTTGTGGAAAGGTGTGAGTTTAGATAGTGATGACTTGCTACGTCGTGAAGTAATTAAGCAGCTGATTTGTAACTTCAAACTGGATAAGCGAATTATTGAGCAGCAGTTTGGTGTTCGATTCCACCAATACTTTAAGCATGATTTAGCGTTGCTTCAGACCTTCATTGATGACCAATTGGTTGTTGTGGATGATCAGTATATTGAAGTTACACTTCGTGGTCGTTTGCTTATTCGTAATATCTGTATGTGTTTTGACAAGTATCTGCGTCAACGTGCTCGTCAGCAGCAATTCTCACGCGTGATTTAG